A portion of the Leptospira kanakyensis genome contains these proteins:
- a CDS encoding class I SAM-dependent methyltransferase, whose protein sequence is MKSCILCQSPESKTVFNENGTPILECKSCGHVYSSYEQEEHYEGYWDGAEQTYDLKWWDNAHRAVYSDFISTYLKSEKGNLLDVGCGLGFFVKAVLTKKTGWSAVGYEISKQAVKFANEQNGMKTVYAGLVQDSKLPKESFDIITLWDVIEHIPKPHSLLTYLHGLLKPGGILFLQTPNFPIQLAKANLKVKLKGMQEGVHYLEAKDHVNNYKMHTLAELGKQCGFINPKYKVLMPILSVSGSKSKLAVYFKLGYYYFTKLIFTLSFGTINWNNTLFLTLVKP, encoded by the coding sequence ATGAAATCTTGTATTCTTTGCCAATCTCCCGAGTCAAAAACCGTATTCAATGAAAACGGAACCCCAATTTTAGAATGTAAAAGCTGTGGACATGTATATTCCTCTTACGAACAAGAAGAACATTACGAAGGTTATTGGGACGGGGCAGAACAAACTTACGATTTAAAATGGTGGGATAATGCTCACCGAGCCGTGTATTCTGATTTTATTTCCACCTACTTAAAATCGGAGAAAGGAAACCTTCTCGATGTGGGTTGTGGACTTGGCTTTTTTGTAAAGGCTGTACTTACGAAAAAAACAGGTTGGTCGGCCGTGGGGTATGAAATATCCAAACAAGCTGTCAAATTTGCCAACGAACAAAACGGAATGAAAACTGTTTATGCAGGTCTTGTTCAGGACTCGAAGTTACCTAAAGAAAGTTTTGATATCATCACTTTGTGGGACGTGATCGAACACATTCCCAAACCGCACTCTTTACTCACTTACTTACACGGACTATTGAAACCTGGTGGGATTTTATTTTTACAAACGCCGAATTTTCCCATCCAACTTGCCAAAGCCAATCTGAAGGTGAAACTAAAAGGAATGCAAGAAGGTGTTCATTACTTAGAAGCCAAAGACCATGTAAACAATTACAAGATGCACACTTTGGCAGAACTCGGAAAACAATGTGGGTTCATAAATCCTAAATACAAAGTACTTATGCCCATCCTTTCCGTATCGGGGAGTAAAAGTAAACTTGCCGTTTATTTTAAGTTAGGTTATTATTATTTCACCAAACTAATCTTTACTCTTAGTTTTGGAACCATCAACTGGAACAATACTCTATTTTTGACGCTTGTGAAGCCATAA